The following are from one region of the Tenacibaculum dicentrarchi genome:
- a CDS encoding cysteine hydrolase family protein, whose product MKKILLILTLILITNIAKAQTDTDTMKTALILIDIQNDYFKGGKMELSEPEKAGEKAQLILQNFRDKKMPVIHIEHLSTRTNSTFFIPNTFGVKIHESVKPNKNEKVITKNYPNSFRETDLLEYLNKIGVEKLVICGMMTHMCVDATTRAAKDFGFECTVISDACATKNIEINNETVKAKEVQKAFLGALNYY is encoded by the coding sequence ATGAAAAAAATATTATTGATTTTAACTCTAATTTTAATAACAAATATAGCAAAAGCTCAAACCGATACTGATACAATGAAAACAGCATTAATACTTATTGACATTCAAAATGATTATTTTAAAGGAGGAAAAATGGAACTTTCTGAACCTGAAAAAGCAGGAGAAAAAGCTCAATTAATTTTACAGAATTTTAGAGACAAAAAAATGCCAGTTATTCATATAGAACACCTTTCGACTAGAACAAATTCAACATTTTTTATTCCTAATACTTTTGGTGTAAAAATCCACGAAAGTGTTAAACCTAATAAAAATGAGAAAGTAATTACAAAAAACTACCCTAATAGCTTTAGAGAGACTGACCTTCTAGAATATTTAAATAAAATAGGAGTTGAAAAACTAGTAATATGCGGAATGATGACACATATGTGTGTAGATGCTACAACGAGAGCTGCGAAAGATTTCGGATTTGAATGTACAGTAATAAGTGATGCTTGTGCTACAAAAAATATTGAAATTAATAACGAAACTGTTAAAGCAAAAGAAGTTCAAAAAGCCTTTTTAGGAGCACTAAATTACTATTAA
- a CDS encoding AAA family ATPase gives MNIIEQIEIKNFRSFGNRKKESYKVTKCQPLNIISGANDSGKSNILRALNLFFNKKTDLINFFDFDKDFFKRESIDDLEIKEELVTIKVWFNNPKNKGKNQEKESNIYLPEKFWVSRKWKKTSEYSLFDQLSSIEKDFETEKKDLFDSFLEENSTGVKTLKSNARASLQKQLTDLINSIQYHYIPAIKDTNYFSHLYGELQQTLWKTKISNVEGSKNKFEKAIQEETNILMSEFKNSIGSTNLNPIEPVFQLPSDLINLFKALIVQTGKVDLTLRGDGFQAKLIPEILNFIAIKELSFTNNSIKKEYKAKKYFIWGFEEPENSYEYKNAQILSEKFRDVYSNNAQIFITTHSFNFLSLRARHIGLFRVWKDTYTKSSKISKLKFTTNGKIKFDSSNLNSDWELLQEELGFFYLNQELNQLFEEKRNQLKKIKEKIETIDKPIIYSEGFNYLYLERAKEIFFPELEIEIKDAGGKNELQKLFKLFVKTGFDRFKIFFIFDCDARGSFTDCNTNKTASLIPFIFKQNPNNTIKEIHSGIENLFDDNIFEELDENLIFDIDEHLKNGVVKSRNRKLKKREFETYILETRKLNSDFYNFEDIFNQIDNKINRA, from the coding sequence ATGAATATAATTGAACAGATAGAAATCAAGAATTTTCGTTCATTCGGAAATAGAAAAAAAGAATCATATAAGGTAACTAAATGTCAACCTCTAAATATAATTTCTGGAGCAAATGACTCTGGTAAATCGAATATTTTAAGAGCATTAAATTTATTTTTCAATAAAAAAACAGATTTGATAAATTTCTTTGATTTTGACAAAGATTTTTTCAAACGAGAATCAATAGACGATTTAGAAATTAAGGAAGAACTTGTTACAATAAAAGTTTGGTTCAATAACCCGAAAAATAAAGGTAAAAATCAAGAGAAAGAATCAAATATTTATCTTCCTGAAAAATTTTGGGTAAGTAGAAAATGGAAAAAAACTTCAGAATATAGTTTATTTGATCAACTTTCAAGCATAGAAAAAGATTTTGAAACTGAAAAGAAAGATTTGTTTGATTCTTTTTTAGAAGAAAACAGTACAGGAGTTAAAACATTAAAATCAAATGCTAGGGCAAGCCTACAAAAGCAATTAACTGATTTAATAAATTCAATTCAATATCATTATATTCCTGCAATAAAAGACACTAATTATTTCTCTCATTTATACGGAGAACTTCAACAAACTCTATGGAAAACTAAAATTTCTAACGTAGAAGGAAGTAAAAATAAATTTGAAAAAGCTATACAAGAAGAAACAAATATTTTAATGTCCGAATTCAAAAATTCTATAGGGTCAACGAACTTGAATCCAATTGAACCTGTATTTCAACTTCCATCGGATTTAATTAATCTATTTAAAGCATTGATTGTACAAACTGGAAAAGTAGACTTAACATTAAGAGGAGATGGCTTTCAAGCGAAACTAATTCCAGAAATACTTAATTTCATTGCTATAAAAGAATTATCGTTTACAAATAACAGTATAAAAAAAGAATATAAAGCTAAAAAATATTTCATTTGGGGTTTTGAAGAACCTGAAAACTCATATGAGTATAAAAATGCTCAAATTTTATCAGAAAAATTTAGAGATGTATATTCAAATAATGCACAAATATTTATAACTACACATTCTTTCAATTTTTTATCTTTAAGAGCTAGACACATCGGACTATTTAGAGTTTGGAAAGACACATACACCAAAAGTTCTAAAATCTCTAAATTAAAATTCACTACAAACGGAAAAATCAAATTTGATTCTTCAAATTTAAACTCTGACTGGGAATTGCTACAAGAAGAACTTGGATTTTTTTATTTAAATCAAGAACTTAATCAACTCTTTGAAGAAAAGAGAAATCAATTAAAAAAAATTAAAGAGAAAATAGAAACTATTGATAAACCAATTATTTATTCAGAAGGTTTTAATTATCTATATCTGGAGAGAGCTAAAGAAATCTTTTTTCCAGAACTAGAAATTGAAATTAAGGATGCTGGAGGAAAAAATGAACTTCAAAAGTTATTTAAATTGTTTGTGAAAACAGGTTTTGACAGATTCAAAATATTTTTCATATTTGATTGTGATGCAAGAGGTTCTTTTACTGATTGTAATACAAATAAAACAGCTTCATTAATTCCATTTATATTTAAACAAAATCCGAATAATACGATTAAAGAAATTCATTCTGGAATTGAAAATTTATTTGATGATAATATATTTGAAGAACTAGATGAGAACCTAATATTTGATATTGATGAGCATTTAAAAAATGGAGTAGTTAAATCTCGAAATAGAAAGCTAAAAAAGAGAGAATTTGAAACTTATATTTTAGAAACACGAAAACTTAATTCAGATTTTTACAACTTTGAAGATATATTCAACCAAATTGACAATAAAATTAACAGGGCATAA
- a CDS encoding DUF4917 family protein — MKIEELPSYKDVCKYLEEKKRTKHLLLGNGFSMSYDSEIFSYNALYSFIENLDNEVLTKLFNIINTKNFELVMQQIDNFIQMAEAFSSDKSFAEKLRIANKELQESLINAIKELHPEHVFEVPDEKSESCFKYLSDFLDNSGKVFSTNYDLLLYWVLMRNSSKNAIDGFGKELENEEDVKRGEEPEFSELTWGANKSKQSVFYVHGALHLFDSGIDIIKEVYSNNTYLLENIKKRLDNKHYPIFVTAGNGKEKLNHISHNKYLTDTYDELSSISGSLVTFGFNFGEYDNHIIEALNKASKFNKDNRSTGKLFSIYIGVYSESDLKHIESIKDKFDCKVNIYNASTAKIWNK; from the coding sequence ATGAAAATTGAAGAATTACCATCATATAAAGATGTTTGTAAATATTTAGAAGAAAAGAAGAGAACGAAACATTTACTACTTGGAAATGGATTTAGTATGTCTTACGATTCGGAAATTTTTTCATACAACGCATTATACTCTTTTATAGAAAATTTAGATAATGAAGTGCTAACAAAACTATTCAATATCATAAATACAAAGAATTTTGAACTTGTAATGCAACAGATTGACAACTTCATCCAAATGGCAGAAGCTTTTAGTTCAGATAAATCATTTGCTGAAAAATTAAGAATTGCAAACAAAGAATTACAAGAAAGTTTAATTAATGCAATTAAAGAACTTCATCCTGAACACGTATTCGAAGTTCCAGATGAAAAAAGTGAATCTTGTTTTAAATATTTATCTGACTTTCTTGATAATTCTGGAAAGGTCTTTTCAACTAATTACGATTTGTTACTTTATTGGGTTTTAATGAGAAATTCGTCTAAAAATGCAATTGACGGATTTGGAAAAGAGCTTGAAAATGAAGAAGATGTTAAAAGAGGTGAAGAACCTGAATTTTCAGAATTAACTTGGGGAGCAAATAAATCTAAACAAAGTGTATTTTATGTTCATGGAGCTTTACACCTATTTGACTCTGGAATCGATATTATTAAAGAAGTTTATAGTAATAATACATACTTACTTGAAAATATTAAGAAGAGATTAGATAATAAGCATTATCCTATTTTTGTTACAGCTGGAAATGGAAAAGAAAAATTAAATCATATTTCGCATAATAAATATTTAACTGACACTTATGATGAACTTTCGAGTATTTCAGGTTCATTAGTAACGTTTGGGTTTAATTTTGGAGAATATGATAATCATATTATTGAAGCTTTGAATAAAGCATCAAAATTTAATAAAGACAATAGAAGTACAGGTAAATTATTCAGTATTTACATTGGAGTATATTCAGAATCAGATTTAAAACATATTGAATCAATTAAAGATAAATTTGATTGTAAAGTGAATATATATAATGCAAGTACCGCAAAAATTTGGAATAAATAA
- a CDS encoding S41 family peptidase: MNKISILLIILTLSFKISFGQNFGDFPNIEKQKLHNDLEILYQGLNKFHSGMYWYTPKDSVDNAFRKVKAQINKDINVLEFHKLIAPLVALSREDHTDIYLPKSVKEKINKESTFIPLTFVFLGTKLYCVKNGSNYQELEIEGKEIESINGEKPIDIVGKIGSLFASDGFIKTVKYSDLKGFNFSKYYFYYYGNIKKVNIKFKELDNPLIIRPLKIKNINKHLRSRNSNNKDDKEKDLLEFKILNKTTAYLGLHSFSNSDIKKETKERSLSKFLKNSFESISNNNITNLIIDVSENGGGTEGNEGIVYSYLGDNYQKYKKVRAKTQKAVLDNGIDKPITLKTFGFLERTFVNKKMTDGSLERRQWIGYGLMAYKKAPKNKFSGKVYVIISPITYSGGSEFSNMVYSNNKGTFVGQETGGGYLGNTSGYSQELTLPNSKIEIDIPALQFVMNVEQKLPFGSGVIPDHKVIPNFEQYISNVNAPLEYILKQIENEK; the protein is encoded by the coding sequence ATGAATAAAATATCAATCCTTTTAATTATTTTGACTTTATCGTTTAAAATTTCTTTTGGTCAAAATTTTGGCGATTTTCCGAATATTGAGAAACAAAAACTACACAACGATTTAGAGATTCTCTATCAAGGATTAAATAAGTTCCACTCTGGAATGTATTGGTATACACCAAAAGACAGTGTAGATAATGCTTTCAGAAAAGTAAAAGCCCAAATAAATAAAGATATAAATGTGCTTGAATTTCATAAACTCATTGCACCTTTAGTAGCACTTTCAAGAGAAGACCATACAGATATATATTTACCGAAAAGTGTAAAAGAAAAGATAAATAAAGAATCTACTTTTATCCCTTTAACTTTTGTCTTTCTTGGCACAAAACTATATTGTGTCAAAAATGGTTCGAATTATCAAGAATTGGAAATTGAAGGAAAGGAAATTGAATCTATAAATGGAGAGAAACCTATCGATATTGTTGGAAAAATTGGAAGCTTATTTGCTTCAGATGGTTTTATAAAAACAGTTAAATATAGTGACCTAAAAGGGTTTAATTTCTCTAAATATTATTTTTACTACTACGGTAACATTAAAAAAGTAAATATTAAATTTAAAGAATTAGATAACCCATTAATTATTAGGCCTTTAAAAATTAAAAATATCAACAAACATTTACGTTCAAGAAATTCAAACAATAAAGATGATAAAGAAAAAGACTTATTAGAGTTTAAAATACTAAACAAAACAACTGCTTATTTAGGACTTCATTCGTTTTCTAACTCTGATATAAAAAAGGAAACTAAAGAAAGAAGCTTGAGTAAATTTTTAAAAAATAGTTTTGAGTCAATTTCAAATAATAATATTACAAATCTAATAATTGATGTAAGCGAAAACGGAGGTGGAACAGAAGGCAATGAAGGAATCGTTTATTCATACTTAGGAGACAATTATCAAAAATATAAGAAAGTCAGAGCAAAAACTCAAAAAGCAGTTCTTGATAATGGTATTGACAAGCCAATAACATTAAAAACATTTGGATTTTTAGAAAGAACATTTGTAAACAAAAAAATGACAGATGGCTCTTTAGAAAGAAGACAATGGATTGGATACGGTTTAATGGCGTACAAAAAAGCGCCGAAAAACAAATTTTCAGGAAAGGTATATGTTATCATCAGCCCAATAACTTATTCTGGTGGAAGTGAATTTAGCAATATGGTTTATTCAAATAATAAAGGGACTTTTGTAGGGCAAGAAACTGGAGGAGGATATTTGGGAAACACAAGTGGTTATAGCCAAGAACTTACTTTGCCAAACTCGAAAATTGAAATAGACATTCCTGCTTTACAATTTGTTATGAATGTTGAACAAAAACTACCGTTTGGAAGTGGAGTAATTCCTGACCATAAAGTTATACCGAATTTTGAGCAATACATAAGTAATGTAAACGCACCTTTAGAATATATTTTAAAACAGATTGAAAACGAAAAATAA
- a CDS encoding AbrB/MazE/SpoVT family DNA-binding domain-containing protein, producing METAIIKIGNSKGLRLSKTVLEKYNIKDKVEMILERGQIILKPISSPRKNWGKAFEEMRENNDDRLLFNDVFEDENFEEWN from the coding sequence ATGGAAACAGCAATTATAAAAATCGGAAATTCTAAAGGTCTGCGTTTAAGCAAGACTGTTTTGGAAAAGTATAATATTAAAGACAAAGTCGAAATGATTTTGGAAAGAGGGCAAATAATCCTAAAACCAATTAGTAGTCCAAGAAAAAACTGGGGAAAAGCATTTGAAGAAATGCGTGAGAATAATGACGACCGATTATTATTCAATGATGTTTTTGAAGACGAAAATTTTGAGGAATGGAATTAG
- a CDS encoding type II toxin-antitoxin system PemK/MazF family toxin, with amino-acid sequence MELEQYSIILVNLDPTIGSEIKKTRPCVIVSPNEINKFLRTIVVAPMTTNLKNYPTRIKVKHNGKKGMIAIDQIRTIDKSRILKTFDQLSKSEIEKCKDIIRETFVD; translated from the coding sequence ATGGAATTAGAACAATATTCAATCATACTCGTAAATCTTGACCCAACAATTGGTAGCGAAATTAAAAAAACAAGACCTTGTGTGATTGTTTCACCTAACGAGATAAATAAGTTTTTAAGAACAATCGTAGTTGCACCAATGACGACTAACTTGAAAAATTATCCGACCAGAATTAAAGTAAAACATAACGGAAAGAAAGGAATGATTGCAATTGACCAAATCCGGACAATTGACAAATCTCGAATATTAAAAACGTTTGACCAATTATCGAAATCTGAAATAGAGAAATGTAAAGATATTATAAGAGAAACTTTTGTGGATTAA
- a CDS encoding helix-turn-helix domain-containing protein has product MKLQKQPWRKKTYEKVTLELKLFIVDQIQNGQISTNFASKKYEVPRTTIAYWIRKYSTLAQQNNGMSKLDEIKKLKERIEELEFVKDFQQDIIADMEIITGVDMSKKSLPETLAKEIEIKKKNILKENGSISVLGLVNKPSTKELKNKKTNS; this is encoded by the coding sequence ATGAAATTACAAAAACAACCCTGGCGAAAAAAAACGTACGAAAAAGTAACTTTAGAACTCAAATTATTCATCGTTGACCAAATTCAAAATGGTCAAATATCTACAAACTTTGCTTCCAAAAAATATGAGGTTCCTAGAACTACTATTGCATATTGGATTAGAAAATATAGTACCTTAGCTCAACAAAATAATGGTATGAGTAAATTAGATGAAATTAAAAAACTAAAGGAACGAATTGAAGAACTGGAGTTTGTAAAAGACTTTCAGCAAGATATTATTGCCGATATGGAAATCATTACTGGAGTCGATATGTCAAAAAAGTCGTTGCCCGAAACATTAGCAAAAGAGATAGAAATAAAGAAGAAAAACATTTTAAAAGAAAATGGTTCTATCAGTGTTTTGGGATTAGTAAACAAGCCTTCTACAAAAGAATTAAAAAACAAGAAAACAAACAGTTAA
- a CDS encoding IS3 family transposase yields MSKQAFYKRIKKQENKQLNDKKLIKMVLQYRKTVGSKTGGIKLYTELKNDMVNQNINIGRDKFYRFLRLHNLLIPKRKNYVTTTNSKHLFRKYKNIVKQHVPTRPEQLWVADITYIKTENGHNYLAIVTDAYSKQIMGYKLDNHMKTSLCTDALAMAIKNREYPHEKLIHHSDRGFQYCNPKYTEFAESNGIIMSMTEKYDPYENAIAERINRTLKYEYALKEIIKNTAIAQKITKQAIDIYNNLRTHFSLNLRKPAEVHLNPNIKYKSYRKNNVNLPQLTI; encoded by the coding sequence ATTAGTAAACAAGCCTTCTACAAAAGAATTAAAAAACAAGAAAACAAACAGTTAAATGATAAAAAACTAATTAAAATGGTGCTACAATATCGTAAAACTGTAGGTTCGAAAACTGGAGGAATTAAACTGTACACCGAATTGAAAAACGATATGGTTAATCAGAATATTAACATCGGTAGAGATAAGTTTTATCGATTTTTAAGGCTTCATAACTTACTTATTCCTAAAAGAAAAAACTATGTAACAACAACAAATTCTAAACATCTTTTTAGAAAATATAAAAACATTGTAAAACAACACGTTCCTACTAGACCAGAGCAACTTTGGGTAGCTGATATTACATACATCAAAACTGAAAATGGACACAACTACTTAGCAATCGTTACGGATGCATACTCAAAGCAAATTATGGGATATAAACTCGATAACCACATGAAGACATCACTTTGTACCGATGCGCTCGCTATGGCTATTAAAAATAGAGAATACCCTCATGAAAAACTTATCCATCATTCTGACAGAGGATTCCAATATTGTAATCCTAAATACACTGAGTTTGCTGAAAGTAATGGAATTATCATGAGTATGACCGAAAAATATGATCCCTACGAAAATGCTATTGCTGAAAGAATCAACAGAACTTTAAAGTACGAATATGCTTTAAAAGAAATCATTAAAAATACAGCTATTGCTCAAAAAATCACAAAACAAGCGATAGATATATACAATAATTTAAGAACACATTTTAGCCTAAATTTAAGAAAACCTGCGGAAGTACATTTAAATCCGAATATAAAATATAAATCATATCGAAAAAATAATGTAAATTTACCCCAACTAACTATTTAA
- a CDS encoding abortive infection family protein, with protein sequence MSKITRIERKKLEKCLDMEEGYVLDFVNRTFEDFFLESFNIEIYNEKYNSGNSGSKANRLREFWKKENNYLVGKSIIELLDYSKEIGYSYNKPYETLEECYKIGHKLKDEIDIAEIDAIKPIENTRDYKLLSESIKNHILKNQPEAGLDRLHTYIVGYIRNLCEKHQIHYEKKESLNAIFGKYVKVLTQKNVIESEMTIRILKFSISILDSFNYVRNNQSFAHHNKSIINYSESILILNNVNSLIKFIQEIEEKTDNNCNIDEPENLPF encoded by the coding sequence ATGTCTAAAATTACTCGAATTGAAAGAAAAAAATTAGAAAAATGCCTCGATATGGAAGAAGGATATGTTTTAGATTTTGTTAACAGAACATTTGAAGATTTTTTTTTAGAGTCATTTAATATTGAAATATATAATGAAAAATACAATAGTGGAAATAGTGGCTCAAAAGCAAACAGATTAAGAGAGTTTTGGAAAAAAGAGAATAATTATTTAGTTGGAAAATCTATAATTGAATTACTTGATTACAGTAAAGAAATTGGTTATTCTTACAATAAACCTTATGAAACTCTTGAAGAATGCTATAAAATTGGTCACAAATTAAAAGATGAAATAGATATTGCTGAAATTGATGCAATAAAACCAATTGAAAATACTCGAGATTATAAATTATTATCAGAGTCTATAAAAAATCACATATTAAAAAATCAGCCTGAAGCTGGTTTAGATAGATTACACACGTATATTGTTGGATATATAAGAAATTTATGTGAAAAACATCAAATTCATTATGAAAAGAAAGAGTCTTTAAATGCTATTTTTGGAAAATATGTAAAAGTATTAACCCAAAAAAATGTAATCGAATCTGAAATGACAATTAGAATATTAAAATTCTCTATTTCAATTTTAGATTCTTTTAATTATGTTAGAAATAATCAAAGTTTTGCTCATCATAATAAATCAATTATAAATTATTCTGAAAGTATTTTAATTTTAAATAATGTAAACAGTTTAATTAAGTTTATTCAAGAAATTGAAGAAAAAACAGATAATAATTGTAATATAGATGAACCTGAAAATCTTCCTTTCTAA
- a CDS encoding DUF2075 domain-containing protein, producing MNRAYYKNSISKFITEDKNSILGQLSLNHSNRQLEDLQKNAWVKQIEILKVQLTGFEGQIYFEFAIPRMGKRVDNIIIIKDSIFVIEFKVGDGGFENYAQAQVLDYTLDLKNFHEGSHNAKLIPVLVATNAQSQESEIIKISNLKDVAKTNKENLKETLKKFLNESKNYINYNSWENSIYKPTPTIVEAAQALYKGHNVEEISRSDSGTINLSKTTSCLNRIIEDSKINNKKTICFVTGVPGAGKTLAGLNIANERMKADENEHAVFLSGNGPLVDVLREALARDLVKSSKKNGESITKENAKRETNAFIQNIHHFRDEYLKYNIEPTEKVVVFDEAQRAWNEKQVSSFMKRKKGIENFGMSEPEFLIDVMNRHKDWCTIICLIGGGQEINTGEAGLEEWINVFENNYSDWNIHYSNLITDSKNYIKTENQKQWLESNANSKKELHLSVSVRSFRSEKLATFVHELLNLNTDNASTIYQEIKNDFPIYITRDLSIAKKWVREQAKGSERTGLIASSGARRLRPLGIDVKNEIKAPNWFLNSKEDIRSSYFLEEIATEFDIQGLEIDWTCLAWGANFHIENKKWCFQNFKGSKWQNINQEISKEYLKNTYRVLLTRSRQGMIIFIPNGSEIDHTRPKSFYDGTWNYFKEIGIEEK from the coding sequence ATGAATAGAGCCTACTATAAAAATTCAATTTCAAAATTTATTACAGAGGATAAAAACTCAATATTAGGACAATTAAGTCTAAACCATTCAAACAGACAATTAGAAGACTTACAAAAAAATGCGTGGGTTAAACAAATTGAAATTTTAAAAGTTCAATTAACTGGTTTTGAAGGGCAGATATATTTTGAATTTGCTATTCCAAGAATGGGGAAACGAGTTGATAATATTATAATAATTAAAGATTCAATATTTGTAATTGAATTCAAAGTTGGTGATGGAGGTTTTGAAAATTATGCACAAGCACAAGTACTTGATTATACTCTAGATTTAAAAAATTTTCACGAAGGAAGTCATAATGCTAAATTAATTCCAGTTTTAGTTGCTACAAATGCACAAAGTCAAGAATCTGAAATAATAAAAATTTCGAATCTTAAAGATGTAGCAAAAACTAACAAAGAGAATTTAAAAGAAACTTTAAAGAAGTTTTTAAATGAATCAAAAAATTATATTAATTATAATTCTTGGGAAAATTCGATTTACAAACCCACTCCAACTATTGTTGAAGCTGCACAAGCTTTATACAAAGGACATAATGTAGAAGAAATATCAAGATCAGATTCGGGAACTATAAATCTATCTAAAACTACAAGTTGTTTAAATAGAATAATTGAAGATTCTAAAATTAATAACAAAAAAACTATTTGTTTTGTAACTGGTGTTCCAGGTGCTGGAAAAACTCTTGCTGGACTTAATATTGCTAACGAGAGAATGAAAGCAGATGAAAATGAACATGCGGTATTTCTCTCAGGAAATGGCCCTTTAGTAGATGTTCTTAGAGAAGCATTAGCTCGTGATTTAGTTAAAAGTTCAAAAAAAAATGGAGAATCTATAACTAAAGAAAATGCAAAACGAGAAACCAATGCATTTATTCAGAATATACACCACTTTAGAGATGAATATTTAAAATACAATATTGAACCAACAGAAAAGGTTGTTGTTTTTGATGAAGCTCAAAGAGCTTGGAATGAAAAACAAGTAAGTTCTTTTATGAAACGTAAAAAAGGAATTGAAAATTTTGGTATGTCGGAACCTGAATTTTTGATTGACGTAATGAATAGACATAAAGATTGGTGTACTATCATTTGTCTTATTGGTGGTGGTCAAGAAATAAACACAGGAGAAGCTGGACTTGAGGAATGGATCAATGTATTTGAAAATAATTATTCTGACTGGAATATTCATTATTCAAACTTAATAACTGATAGTAAGAATTACATAAAAACAGAGAATCAAAAACAATGGCTTGAATCAAATGCAAATTCTAAAAAAGAATTACACTTATCTGTTTCTGTTAGGTCTTTTAGATCTGAAAAACTTGCTACTTTTGTACATGAACTTTTAAATTTAAATACGGATAATGCAAGTACTATTTATCAAGAAATAAAAAATGACTTTCCAATTTATATTACTAGGGATCTATCTATAGCAAAAAAATGGGTTAGAGAACAAGCTAAAGGTTCTGAAAGAACTGGTTTAATTGCGTCTTCAGGAGCAAGAAGATTGAGACCTTTAGGAATTGACGTAAAGAATGAAATTAAAGCTCCTAATTGGTTCTTAAACTCAAAAGAAGATATTAGGTCTTCCTATTTTTTAGAAGAGATTGCTACAGAGTTTGATATTCAGGGTTTAGAAATAGATTGGACTTGCTTAGCTTGGGGTGCTAATTTTCATATTGAAAATAAAAAATGGTGTTTTCAAAATTTCAAAGGCAGCAAATGGCAAAATATAAATCAAGAAATAAGTAAAGAATATCTTAAAAACACATATAGAGTTCTTTTAACTAGATCTAGACAAGGAATGATTATATTTATTCCAAATGGGTCTGAAATAGATCATACAAGACCTAAATCATTTTATGATGGCACCTGGAATTATTTTAAAGAAATCGGGATAGAAGAAAAATAA